From one Oceanimonas doudoroffii genomic stretch:
- a CDS encoding OmpA family protein: MKKTVAPSLIAIALAAAGVSVGAQANDWYLGAGAGYADYEDIDRNNSGLDNDSEAVSLFGGYNFNQYFGTELGFTNFGGDADTRALNLSAIGRLPLGESFSLFGEVGALGWDTDVANGDEGVSPLAGLGVAYRASDLVDVQLRYRRVEDMGDEGRNGFETDVNNVMLELVLHPNRRVAPAPVPAPVAPQPEPEVTYETRTVTADGSIYFAFDSSSLAPEARATLDEVARFSEQNPDYQVELAGYADRLGSAEYNRKLSERRAMAAKEYLVQRGVAAENIQTAWYGEELAQGVSEEERQRDRRVDAKAQASIQVEIIE; encoded by the coding sequence ATGAAAAAGACAGTGGCTCCTTCTCTTATCGCAATCGCACTGGCTGCCGCCGGTGTCTCCGTCGGCGCACAGGCCAACGACTGGTACCTGGGTGCCGGCGCCGGTTATGCCGATTATGAAGACATCGATCGCAACAACTCCGGCCTGGACAACGACTCCGAAGCCGTGAGCCTGTTTGGCGGCTACAACTTCAACCAGTACTTCGGTACCGAGCTGGGCTTCACCAACTTTGGTGGCGATGCCGACACCCGCGCTTTGAACCTGTCCGCCATCGGCCGCCTGCCGCTGGGTGAGTCCTTCTCCCTGTTTGGCGAAGTGGGTGCCCTGGGCTGGGATACCGACGTGGCCAACGGCGACGAAGGCGTGTCTCCCCTCGCCGGCCTGGGCGTGGCCTACCGCGCCAGCGATCTGGTAGACGTGCAGCTGCGCTACCGCCGTGTAGAAGACATGGGTGACGAAGGCCGAAACGGCTTTGAGACCGACGTCAACAACGTCATGTTGGAGCTGGTGCTGCACCCCAATCGCCGTGTGGCTCCGGCCCCCGTACCGGCCCCGGTCGCTCCCCAGCCCGAGCCGGAAGTCACCTATGAAACCCGTACCGTGACCGCTGACGGCTCCATCTACTTTGCCTTTGACAGCTCGTCTCTGGCCCCCGAGGCCCGTGCCACCCTGGACGAAGTAGCCCGCTTCTCCGAGCAAAACCCCGACTACCAGGTTGAACTGGCCGGTTACGCCGACCGCCTGGGCAGCGCCGAATACAACCGCAAGCTGTCCGAGCGTCGCGCCATGGCCGCCAAGGAGTACCTGGTGCAGCGTGGTGTGGCCGCCGAGAACATTCAGACCGCCTGGTACGGTGAAGAGCTGGCCCAGGGCGTGAGCGAGGAAGAGCGCCAGCGCGATCGCCGCGTGGATGCCAAGGCCCAGGCCAGCATTCAGGTGGAAATCATCGAGTAA
- the yfbR gene encoding 5'-deoxynucleotidase: MNRSHFFAQMARMKLIQRWPLMRNTASENVAEHSLQVAMVAHALAVIKNTLFNGKLDPGTAAMRALYHDASEVLTGDLPTPVKYFNREMATAYKAIEQNAEQSLLAMLPTKLQPAFETLLCGHQDDEYSHLVKSADILCAYLKCQEELSAGNREFAKARERLTTMLDERMSDEIRYFLEVFVPSFSLSLDEISTPGF, translated from the coding sequence ATGAACCGCAGTCACTTTTTTGCCCAGATGGCACGCATGAAGCTGATCCAGCGCTGGCCGCTGATGCGCAACACGGCGTCGGAAAACGTCGCCGAGCACAGCCTGCAGGTGGCCATGGTGGCCCACGCCCTGGCGGTGATTAAAAACACCCTGTTTAACGGCAAGCTGGACCCGGGCACCGCCGCCATGCGCGCGCTCTATCATGACGCCAGCGAAGTGCTCACCGGCGATCTGCCCACGCCGGTGAAATATTTCAATCGAGAGATGGCCACCGCCTACAAGGCCATCGAACAAAACGCCGAGCAAAGCCTGCTGGCCATGCTGCCCACCAAGCTGCAACCGGCCTTTGAGACGCTGCTGTGCGGCCATCAGGATGACGAATACAGCCACCTGGTGAAGTCCGCCGACATTCTCTGTGCCTACCTCAAGTGCCAGGAAGAGCTGTCGGCAGGCAACCGGGAATTCGCCAAGGCCCGAGAGCGCCTCACCACCATGCTGGACGAACGCATGAGCGACGAAATTCGGTATTTTCTGGAGGTGTTCGTGCCCAGCTTTTCCCTGTCGCTGGATGAGATCTCCACCCCGGGGTTTTAA
- a CDS encoding helix-turn-helix domain-containing protein, with amino-acid sequence MNPDTSLVGKKIRQIREAMGLSRPKFAELLQVPPTTLKNYELGYREVGGAFLVALSQHPDLHKYTLWLLADTTVPEAGQVSPES; translated from the coding sequence ATGAATCCTGATACCAGCCTGGTCGGCAAGAAGATCCGGCAAATACGTGAGGCTATGGGGCTCAGCCGGCCCAAGTTTGCCGAGTTGCTTCAGGTGCCCCCCACCACCCTCAAAAACTATGAGCTGGGTTATCGGGAGGTCGGCGGTGCCTTTCTGGTGGCCCTGTCCCAGCACCCGGATCTGCACAAATATACCCTCTGGCTGCTGGCCGACACCACTGTCCCCGAAGCGGGCCAGGTCAGCCCTGAGTCGTGA
- a CDS encoding chalcone isomerase family protein: MKKFCCLLLLLVSQAWASPVSDLTLVGQGKMSWLFWDLYHARFYSEDGRYQANRFPQALSLRYQRNIDKEDLLTATVKEWQRLGVSWKPEWPEQLERLWPSVRTNDELVLRVDENGTSRFYFNWRLLGSIEDPAFAPAFLAIWLSTDSRDPALTRQLKGG; encoded by the coding sequence ATGAAGAAGTTCTGTTGCCTGTTGTTGTTACTGGTGTCCCAGGCCTGGGCCAGCCCGGTGTCCGATCTCACCCTGGTGGGGCAGGGCAAGATGAGCTGGCTGTTCTGGGATCTGTACCATGCCCGTTTCTACAGTGAAGACGGCCGTTATCAGGCCAACCGCTTTCCGCAGGCCCTGTCGCTGCGCTATCAGCGCAATATCGACAAGGAAGACCTGCTTACCGCTACGGTAAAGGAGTGGCAGCGACTGGGGGTGAGCTGGAAGCCGGAATGGCCCGAGCAGCTGGAGCGATTGTGGCCTTCGGTGCGGACCAATGACGAATTGGTGCTTCGCGTGGATGAAAACGGTACCAGCCGGTTTTACTTCAACTGGCGGCTGCTGGGCAGCATCGAAGACCCGGCCTTTGCTCCCGCCTTTCTGGCGATCTGGCTTTCCACCGACAGCCGGGATCCGGCCCTGACCCGACAGCTGAAAGGAGGCTGA
- a CDS encoding DUF2878 domain-containing protein: MSKWQWTQLLAFEGFWLLAVAGQNAWAWLTAGLLLVHFAFTPSRRADVRVLWLAALGMAVDGLLTLTGVFAFSHWPLWLGLLWVGFVLTLGHSLVWLRRFSWPWLALTGAGAGVSSYLAGWKLEAVVLPLGPWTTAFILALIWSALLPLLVIFDQRLRRT; encoded by the coding sequence TCTGGCTGCTGGCGGTGGCCGGGCAGAATGCCTGGGCCTGGCTCACCGCCGGGCTGCTGCTGGTACATTTCGCCTTTACCCCCAGCCGTCGGGCCGATGTGCGGGTGTTGTGGCTAGCGGCCCTGGGGATGGCGGTGGACGGCCTGCTCACCCTGACCGGAGTGTTTGCCTTCAGCCACTGGCCGCTGTGGCTGGGACTGCTGTGGGTGGGTTTTGTGTTGACCTTGGGGCACAGCCTGGTGTGGCTGCGGCGCTTTTCCTGGCCCTGGCTGGCGCTGACCGGAGCCGGGGCGGGAGTGTCTTCATACCTGGCGGGCTGGAAGCTGGAGGCGGTGGTGCTGCCCCTGGGGCCCTGGACGACGGCCTTTATTCTGGCGTTGATCTGGTCGGCGCTGCTGCCCCTGCTGGTGATATTTGATCAACGATTGCGGAGGACGTGA
- a CDS encoding YchJ family protein: MQCHCDSKQPYAGCCQPFLEGGLDAPTPLALMRSRYSAYRLGLGEYLVKTWHPDTLGELDAATLGESGLHTEWLDLAIVFARGSAADDEGEVEFKVRYRENGRVVLLHERSRFVRLEGRWVYHSGIHNPPKIGPNQPCPCGNGKKYKHCCGRR, from the coding sequence ATGCAATGCCATTGTGACAGCAAGCAGCCCTATGCCGGCTGCTGCCAACCCTTTCTGGAAGGCGGCCTCGACGCCCCTACCCCACTGGCGCTGATGCGCTCCCGTTACAGTGCCTACCGGCTTGGACTGGGCGAGTATTTGGTGAAAACCTGGCACCCGGACACCCTGGGGGAACTGGACGCCGCCACCCTCGGCGAGTCCGGCCTTCATACCGAGTGGCTGGATCTCGCCATCGTCTTTGCCAGGGGCTCCGCCGCAGACGACGAGGGGGAAGTGGAGTTCAAAGTGCGTTACCGCGAAAATGGCAGAGTCGTGCTGCTGCACGAACGCTCCCGTTTTGTGCGCCTTGAAGGCCGTTGGGTCTATCACTCGGGAATACACAATCCGCCCAAAATCGGCCCCAACCAGCCCTGCCCTTGTGGCAACGGCAAAAAATACAAGCACTGCTGCGGCCGTCGCTGA
- a CDS encoding DUF3833 domain-containing protein encodes MKVLLAAMMALLLSSCSSQIADYENTTPALELDRFFTGELVAYGMVQDRSGRVLRRFKVDMVASWEGNQGVLEEDFVYDDGEQQRRVWYLEKHPDGRYTGTADDVVTPAEGRTRGYALNWRYTLAVPVNGKVWNIDFNDWMYLLDENRLINRAEMTKWGFRVGEVTLWMERKTDES; translated from the coding sequence ATGAAAGTATTACTGGCGGCGATGATGGCATTGTTGCTGAGTTCCTGCAGCAGCCAGATTGCCGACTATGAAAATACCACGCCGGCGCTGGAGTTGGACCGGTTCTTTACCGGCGAGTTGGTGGCCTATGGCATGGTGCAGGACAGATCCGGCCGTGTGCTGAGGCGCTTCAAGGTGGACATGGTGGCCAGCTGGGAAGGCAACCAGGGCGTGCTGGAAGAAGACTTTGTGTACGATGACGGTGAGCAGCAGCGCCGGGTCTGGTATCTGGAAAAACACCCCGACGGACGCTATACCGGCACCGCCGATGACGTGGTCACGCCGGCCGAAGGCCGGACTCGGGGCTATGCCCTGAACTGGCGTTATACCCTGGCGGTGCCGGTGAATGGCAAGGTCTGGAACATCGACTTTAACGACTGGATGTACCTGCTCGATGAGAACCGCCTGATCAACCGGGCCGAGATGACCAAGTGGGGCTTCAGGGTCGGGGAAGTCACCCTGTGGATGGAGCGTAAAACCGATGAGAGCTGA
- a CDS encoding DUF1244 domain-containing protein, whose amino-acid sequence MDKQTQTELEAAAFRTLLAHLDKRKDVQNIDLMNLAGFCRNCLSKWYLAAAEERGVAMDYDQARERVYGMPYGEWKEKYQQEATPEQKAAFEKSQK is encoded by the coding sequence ATGGACAAGCAAACTCAGACCGAACTGGAAGCCGCCGCCTTTCGCACCCTGCTGGCGCACCTGGACAAGCGCAAGGACGTGCAGAACATCGATTTGATGAACCTGGCCGGTTTTTGCCGCAACTGCCTGAGCAAGTGGTATCTGGCCGCTGCCGAAGAACGCGGTGTGGCAATGGACTACGATCAGGCCCGGGAGCGGGTCTACGGCATGCCTTACGGCGAATGGAAAGAGAAATACCAGCAGGAAGCCACCCCGGAACAAAAGGCGGCCTTTGAGAAAAGCCAGAAATAA
- the purU gene encoding formyltetrahydrofolate deformylase, whose amino-acid sequence MERKILLTHCPDAKGLIANITNICCRHQLNIVRNDEFVDHDNGHFFMRTELEGQFDDNGLLTDLNDALPEGGHNRLVPAGSKRVVILVTKEAHCLGDILMKHFSGAMNIDIAAVIGNYETLQGLTEKFDLPYHTVSHEGLNRPEHEQLLAEVIDRYEPDYVVLAKYMRILSPTFVARYEKRIINIHHSFLPAFIGASPYRQAYERGVKMIGATAHFVTDDLDEGPIIEQDVTHVNHAFSAQDMAKAGRDVEKSVLSRALNLVLEEKVFVYGNRTVVFK is encoded by the coding sequence ATGGAACGAAAAATACTGCTGACCCACTGCCCCGATGCCAAGGGGCTGATCGCCAACATCACCAACATTTGCTGCCGGCATCAGCTCAACATCGTGCGCAACGACGAATTTGTTGATCATGACAACGGCCACTTCTTTATGCGCACCGAACTGGAAGGCCAGTTTGATGATAACGGCCTGCTGACGGATCTGAACGACGCCCTGCCGGAAGGCGGGCATAACCGCCTGGTACCGGCGGGCAGCAAGCGAGTGGTGATCCTGGTGACCAAGGAAGCCCACTGCCTGGGCGACATTCTGATGAAGCACTTCAGTGGCGCCATGAACATCGACATTGCCGCCGTGATAGGCAACTACGAGACCCTGCAGGGGCTGACCGAAAAATTCGACCTTCCCTACCACACCGTGTCTCACGAGGGCCTGAACCGCCCCGAACACGAGCAGCTGCTGGCCGAGGTGATCGATCGCTATGAGCCCGACTATGTAGTGCTGGCCAAATACATGCGCATTCTCAGCCCGACCTTTGTGGCCCGCTACGAAAAGCGCATTATCAATATTCACCACTCCTTTCTGCCCGCCTTTATCGGTGCCAGTCCCTATCGCCAGGCCTATGAACGCGGCGTGAAAATGATTGGTGCCACCGCCCACTTCGTGACCGACGACCTGGATGAAGGTCCCATTATCGAGCAGGATGTGACCCACGTGAACCATGCCTTCTCCGCTCAGGACATGGCCAAGGCCGGCCGGGATGTGGAAAAGTCGGTGCTGAGCCGGGCACTCAACCTGGTGCTGGAAGAAAAGGTGTTTGTGTATGGCAACCGCACGGTAGTGTTTAAGTGA